One window from the genome of Eucalyptus grandis isolate ANBG69807.140 chromosome 7, ASM1654582v1, whole genome shotgun sequence encodes:
- the LOC120295576 gene encoding uncharacterized protein LOC120295576, translating into MSLKSLEFPSHLLWTAPNLPYLTNLLDLDICEGTPRLSEFGQGALEMDWVKGITFLERLTLALEDVTFPPVNLATLTQLRQLHITCFDPQSLIGLPSSLETLSLSYVKLPIERSLLSNLTNLSHLSLHRSQRRVVEFDSLLGQHREKLDHLQLGKGELPARLSVSGLKGLQELYVYACPNVVEVHGVEKLELRKSLHISSSSSFETLPDLSELKKLQIVGLTFCPPQNLPDLRLPDTCYMTVVGCGNLRAFKGYYSEWKDRQSVRTVDDVNSERWMG; encoded by the coding sequence ATGAGTTTGAAGAGTTTGGAGTTTCCATCTCATTTATTGTGGACAGCCCCTAACCTCCCATACCTAACTAACTTACTCGATCTTGATATATGTGAGGGCACTCCTCGGTTGTCGGAATTTGGACAAGGAGCTCTAGAGATGGATTGGGTTAAGGGGATAACTTTTCTAGAGAGATTGACACTCGCTCTAGAAGATGTCACATTTCCTCCAGTTAATTTGGCCACTCTTACTCAATTACGGCAACTTCATATAACTTGTTTTGACCCTCAATCTCTAATAGGGCTTCCGTCCAGTCTTGAAACTTTGTCACTATCTTATGTCAAGTTGCCCATAGAAAGGTCGCTCTTGTCCAACTTGACCAATCTGTCCCACTTGTCCCTTCATAGATCTCAACGGAGGGTAGTTGAATTTGATTCTCTGCTTGGACAGCACCGTGAGAAACTCGATCATTTACAGTTAGGGAAAGGTGAATTGCCTGCGAGGCTATCGGTATCAGGTCTAAAGGGGCTCCAAGAGTTGTATGTGTATGCTTGCCCAAACGTAGTGGAGGTTCATGGCGTGGAGAAATTGGAATTGCGAAAGAGTTTGCATATTTCCAGTAGCAGTTCCTTCGAAACGTTGCCTGATCTATCAGAGTTAAAGAAGCTGCAGATCGTGGGTCTCACATTTTGTCCCCCGCAGAATTTGCCCGATCTACGTCTTCCAGACACGTGTTATATGACTGTTGTTGGATGCGGGAATTTACGTGCCTTCAAGGGCTATTACAGTGAATGGAAAGATAGACAGAGCGTGCGGACCGTGGACGATGTCAATAGCGAACGATGGATGGGTTGA
- the LOC104453466 gene encoding glycerol-3-phosphate acyltransferase 9, whose protein sequence is MVVDAWRRLVGGKSSIMGSCRGEPEMKPASAEPEEADRPDTRDYLPPPPPPPPDSSAGDHPSPKLLLLHDLLDVSSALNEAAGAIVDDSFTRCFKSNTPEPWNWNIYLFPLWCFGVLVRYLILFPARVVILAMGHIIFFSSFFSVHFLLQRQQVLRRKIQRFLAELLCCFYVASWTGVIKYHGPLPSLRPNQVFVANHTSMIDFIILEQVTPFAVTMQKHPGWVGVLQNFILETVGGICFNRGEVKDREVVGEKLKNHVEGSDNNPLLIFPEGTCVNNQYSVMFKKGAFELDCAICPVAIKYNKIFVDAFWNSKKQSFTKHLVRLMTSWAVVCDVWYLEPQTRRPDETPIEFSERVRDIICARAGLKKVPWDGYLKHSRPGPKLRERKQQSYAESILQLLEK, encoded by the exons ATGGTGGTAGATGCTTGGAGGAGATTGGTTGGTGGAAAAAGCAGCATCATGGGGAGCTGCAGAGGAGAGCCGGAGATGAAGCCTGCGAGCGCCGAACCGGAGGAGGCCGATCGACCCGACACCCGAGACTacctgccgccgccgccgccgccgccgccggattCCTCCGCCGGCGATCATCCCTCGCCCAAGCTCCTCCTCCT GCATGATCTGCTCGACGTTTCTTCTGCCTTGAATGAAGCTGCGGGCGCAATTGTCGAC GACTCATTCACAAGATGTTTCAAGTCAAATACGCCAGAACCTTGGAACTGGAACATCTACTTGTTTCCTCTGTGGTGCTTCGGAGTGTTAGTTCGGTATCTTATATTATTCCCAGCAAG GGTTGTAATACTCGCCATGGGccatataattttcttttcatccttCTTCTCTGTGCACTTTTTGCTGCAAAGGCAACAAGTTTTGAGGAGAAAGATACAG AGGTTTCTAGCAGAGTTACTTTGCTGTTTCTACGTGGCATCATGGACTGGAGTTATCAAGTATCATGGGCCACTGCCGAGCCTGCGCCCTAATCAG GTTTTTGTCGCGAATCACACTTCCATGATTGATTTCATCATCTTAGAACAGGTGACTCCATTTGCTGTTACTATGCAGAAGCATCCGGGATGGGTTG gtgttttgcaaaattttatctTGGAGACAGTTGGGGGTATCTGTTTCAATCGAGGAGAGGTAAAGGATCGAGAAGTCGTGGGTGAAAA GTTGAAGAATCATGTTGAGGGAAGTGATAACAACCCTCTCCTCATATTTCCTGAGGGAACATGTGTAAACAACCAGTACTCCGTCATGTTCAAGAAG GGTGCCTTCGAACTTGACTGTGCCATTTGCCCTGTCGCGATCAAGTACAACAAAATTTTCGTGGATGCTTTTTGGAACAGCAAGAA GCAATCCTTCACGAAGCATCTGGTTCGGCTCATGACGTCTTGGGCTGTTGTGTGTGATGTGTGGTACTTGGAGCCCCAAACTCGGAGACCAGACGAGACACCAATTGAATTCTCTGAGAG GGTGAGGGACATAATATGTGCGCGAGCAGGTCTTAAGAAGGTTCCTTGGGATGGATATTTGAAGCACTCCCGGCCCGGCCCCAAGCTTCGAGAGCGAAA GCAACAAAGTTATGCTGAGTCCATCTTGCAGCTGCTGGAGAAGTGA